Proteins from a single region of Puniceicoccales bacterium:
- a CDS encoding MBL fold metallo-hydrolase — protein sequence MYFKDLNSSKTIGANSLLVSIGSFNMVIDAGMDPKLAGLKALPNFDQIEKFSLDLVMVTHCHLDHIGSLPILLRDQPQARVLLSPSSRLILPIMLDNTITVMKHQRDERGIKEYPLYGKTEVSALEEFFIEMPNGRTKIFKKLNDEIRITFVHDGHICGASGVLIEHKHRKIFFSGDVLFRDQMTLPGALWPDEKLDVLVMETTRGNVERPNKHSIQQEINSLISRVNITIENGGSVLIPSFALGRMQEILSILNDAKKKKQLLKNVRIVCSGLGLTLIDAFDKISKKHGLINFKKSVLRDLNVKPLIKIEHLSPNQKPAEPTIFVVSSGMMTENTPSYNIAACLLNDSNNSICFVGYCDKDTPGGKLLTTAKGHSFFFDTLNKSIGINAHVEYFDLSGHAERDELLQHAIDFNPRAIVLTHGEDASREWFFDELLDRSPNIKIVNPDVGVEYNI from the coding sequence ATGTATTTTAAAGACTTAAACAGTTCTAAAACCATAGGAGCTAATTCGCTTCTTGTATCCATTGGTTCATTTAATATGGTCATCGATGCCGGCATGGATCCAAAACTTGCTGGCCTTAAAGCACTTCCAAATTTCGATCAGATAGAAAAATTTTCTTTGGACCTGGTTATGGTAACCCATTGTCATCTGGATCATATAGGAAGTTTACCAATTTTACTGCGGGATCAACCCCAGGCCAGAGTATTGCTATCACCTTCATCTCGGCTGATTCTCCCCATAATGCTGGATAATACTATCACTGTTATGAAACATCAACGCGATGAACGAGGTATCAAAGAATATCCTCTCTATGGAAAAACGGAAGTATCTGCACTCGAAGAGTTTTTTATAGAAATGCCCAATGGTCGAACAAAGATTTTTAAAAAATTAAACGATGAAATACGAATTACCTTTGTCCATGATGGCCATATATGCGGTGCTAGCGGTGTGCTGATCGAACATAAGCATAGAAAAATATTTTTCTCCGGCGATGTGCTGTTCCGCGATCAAATGACGCTGCCCGGAGCTCTATGGCCGGATGAAAAACTAGATGTACTTGTAATGGAAACTACCCGAGGTAACGTGGAACGACCAAATAAACACTCCATTCAGCAGGAAATAAATAGTCTAATTTCAAGAGTCAATATTACCATAGAAAATGGAGGCTCGGTACTAATCCCTTCCTTTGCTCTGGGAAGAATGCAAGAAATTCTCAGCATACTAAATGATGCCAAAAAGAAAAAACAGCTACTGAAAAATGTACGAATAGTTTGCTCAGGCCTAGGATTGACGCTGATCGATGCCTTTGATAAAATTTCAAAAAAACACGGATTGATAAATTTCAAAAAAAGTGTCCTTAGGGATCTTAACGTGAAGCCGCTGATAAAAATAGAACATCTTAGTCCAAACCAAAAACCAGCAGAACCAACGATCTTCGTGGTCAGCAGCGGCATGATGACGGAAAATACTCCATCCTACAACATTGCCGCTTGTCTGCTAAATGATAGCAATAATTCCATATGCTTCGTGGGATATTGTGACAAAGATACACCGGGAGGCAAGCTTCTCACCACGGCCAAAGGTCACTCTTTTTTCTTTGATACATTGAACAAATCCATAGGAATAAATGCCCATGTGGAATATTTTGATCTAAGTGGTCATGCCGAAAGAGACGAATTACTTCAGCATGCCATCGATTTCAATCCCAGAGCCATAGTACTCACCCATGGCGAAGATGCCTCCAGAGAATGGTTTTTTGATGAATTACTCGATCGATCTCCAAACATAAAAATAGTGAATCCCGATGTGGGTGTGGAATATAACATATGA